ttgggtgcttgatgctgaaattcatcttgatgcgatgggtctggcagacaccatcaaagacaaaaatcaggcatcaaaccaagaccgtgccaaagcaatgatattcctacgccatcaccttgatgagggcctgaaaatggaatatcttactgttaaagatccagtcatactgtggaataatttgaaagatagatatgaccacctgaagatggtcgttcttccacaggcacgatatgattggactcatctaaggctacaagattttaaatctatcagtgagtataattctgctatgttcagaattatttcccaattgaagttatgtggtgataatattactgatcatgatatgttggagaaaactttcaccacttttcatgcctcgaatatgctcctgcagcagcaatatcgagagatgagatttaaaaagtattctgaacttatctcacatcttcttatagccgagcaacatattgggctattaatgaaaaatcatgaaagccagcctactggttcttgtccattccctgaagtgaatgagacgaacttccacgaggctaaacgtggaaaaggtcgtggccccagtcgtggtcatggtcgtggtcgtggtcgggaaagaaactctaatcatggtaataataatgcaccaaagaacactcctcaccaccagcagtggaaaaggaaggaacaaaagcatgaagcggtgcaagtaccaaatgcagaaaatgcatgctatagatgtggagaaaaagggcgctggtcacgtacctgtcgtacgccaaagcacctggttgagctttatcaagcctctctaaagaagacagagaaaaatgctgaagcaaattttatttctaaagataatttagacttcatgcatttggatgtaattgattaccttgcactcccagaaggagaaacaagtcatgtaatcggtggtgaatctgtagaaatataaatattttaatttttgttatttgtaatagatagtatggttatgtaattgttgtacataaagaaaaattatgatttgataatgatgtttactataatatatcttgtttatgtcattttgaagaatatggataacattattagatcaacttaaactctagcagagtttgcaagaaatatacaaccacaagaagtggttatatttcgtatatctcattgtaattatattttgttaactaccagaagtggtatatgcctatgatcaccagaagtgataatttaggctttctatggttacaattgaagataagctacataaatattctctatattaaatgcacgcctcgatttgctcctgaagtagtaaatattttaaaagaagttgaggcatcacaatttgatgtgattaatgcgcattcagataattatgttcgatttcctgaaggatgagaacttttgataatattaatccattccctgaagtgaatgtgacaatactaataagtcgggtaaatatgaacgcgctcttgatgtgaatacattacaattcacctccagaagagttaatataattgagagaatatatactcaatatttcgtattttaaatttgctcctgaagaagtaacacaattgaaattgcctcctgaagtggaaaaatattatgaagaggagttttcgtgtgcttaaacaattgttttacattgtttatttgattgtgattttctctcatgacaccagcagtgtctgagcaatatttgatagtacaaaatgtatcaacaactcctgaagagctaaatgtttgcctaaagaatacatgacaccagtagtgccagataaatattagattgtggataataaatgaaggctctcgaagagcttatatacaaatatgtcattcatattatatgattatggtcaaaacatatgttgtagtaaacctgaagtttactaatacaaatggctatcatattgagactacaaatgattggaagattgataatcttcatgtttccacaatcataggggtaaaataatatgtatgtgagaagttacccgccttattctttaatttgtactatatcatgtatcacagtaaaccagaagtttactaagggataacacatgacatgataaacttgaagttttcatttgccatttttaaatgagctatttgagaattcagataagcatatactaaagaactagatgATTCTTCAGGAAtcctcatgtgttgcttgttctcataatgaattgattataccagctaaaattgggactaagacccctgattctaaaatatataaaaggtgaatatgggcccattcacctatcatgtgaaccacttataggtgcatatatgagatggttacatgtgtaattattgtcaacctgcagtttggcatttggaattgcttttctcgattaagagcataattttcagattatgaaatcaagacagttcatcttgataatgctggtttatatccaagctggtttagcattgaatacctcctattaatggctaaaccattgcttatgagaacaaagcttcatgtgttggtctaagattttctaaattgcatatagcagcacttgtatgcatcagatcaacaatatatgataagtcctcccttcacaattggtttaggatcagaaaccaaatatttttactatcttttgttgcgtggtatatgattaatttctctaccataatacacaaagatatgtttcccaaagatgattggggatatatgttagtttttctaacatttgggggatggaataaacagttgaaaaatatgctatatgaatcgaattatcatgatcctcacttagaagataattcaagtcgaatgccagaagcatttgctgatccaaaattaaatatcatatttcagctgcaaatgctcctattaaaattaaagtccctgaaggatagagtttactgtacgcatgaagcgtggtagaccaatcggttccaaaggtaacaatccttgaaaaatagtaggagctaatgatcaaaatgatcataatgaggaggaaataagctctagaagagcccacgacataacatttcatgaaactcccgaaaaagttcaggtacctgaaaataaagaaagtgatgagatctccacaagttatgtcgcttcggaactgacacaaaatgatcgtcgacgatatatttaatacaatatagtgcacaatattgtaaaagattgtgaggatcggactagcagtccagacacttgaagatgtcataccatttagatacaagtcttaacctatatgacttatttggctaaatctatatgaagatccttgaaggattgaaaatgcccgaagcatataattcaaagtcttgagaaatgtactcgatcaaattataaagatctttgtacggtttaaagcaatctgtgcgcgtgtggtataatcgcctcagtaaatatttgctgaaagaaagttacataaattatgttatttgtccatgtatttttataaagaaaatgtcatcaaaatttgttacacttgctgtttatgttggtgacataaatcttattggaactccggaagagctccaagagggtcttaaaaatacttttacatggacaaagtgtacccattaagtacaccaatgaatattcaatcacttgaagtgaataaggatccgttccaacctctagaagaggatgaggagctccttggtcctgaaatactctatctcggtgtagatggtgcacttatttatcttgctaatgctaacaaaagtggtgcagatcgtattggtaatgcagatgcaggttatttatccgatacccataaagctcgatttcaaaccggcaagcagggagtgcatatgattgagatcagtgattcattcgagaaacatgtgggttggaatgtgataaaagacccacaatattatacggagacaatgtttcatgcatagcactattaaagggaggatttataaaaggagatagaacgaagaacatttcaccagaattattctacatacatgatcttcaggaaaattgtgacattgatgtgcatcaaattagttcaagtgacaatccaacagattgtctttaccaacatcaatttttgagaatatggtatacaagattggaatgcggagtacccagttatggataaacattacccccggtagaagattatccataccgtgtataataagcttatcctttcagtactccgttatggataaacattgctctcaatagaagattatccatatctgatatagtagcagcttacacaacagctttctttcttctataaatagaagacatttcagttcattatgtacatcaatttgaattcgaataatatatcagtttctctctatacttgtcttactttatagtctttattttataacaaatatttatttatttatttattagtaGGAATAGTCTTTTTGGCAAAGGGCGTCACTCCATAAATAAGATCGCACTTCCATTACATCTTTGAAGTTCTTCTCATTCATTTTATCAAAATGGCAAATTCCTCCAATTCTGTTTTTGCGCATGTTGTTCGTGCTCCTGAAGATCCCATCTTAGGAGTACGTCCCTTTCCACTCTTTCTATTTTACATTTCCACTGAATATGTTTCTTCTGTGGCTCCTTTAATAATCTTCCGTAAATATACTATTAGTGGATTTGATAAGCTacttctctctccctctctcttttattttcttattttgggTTAGATTAAAATGAACATTAATTAATGATCAGATGATTTGGTTAAAGATGATATCTAGGAGATCGGCATAAATAAGTTGATTGGAATGATCGCTATAGGGTTTCCTATTGTATGCATTGGATCATGGATGTGTGCGCTAATTATTTAATAGTACTTCTTTCTTTTTACTGTGATCTGGCAATTCCTTATTTTATTCCTGGTGTAGTTGATGAAAGGTGTAGATTTGATTCTTTAACTTGCTCTATTGAGAAGGTAATTTGTGCTTCTCAAGTGTTTATTAATGTTGTTTTCTTCTGTTGTGTTACTTCATTAAAACAGGTCACAGTTGCTTATAACAAAGATACCAGCCCAGTGAAGTTGAATTTGGGTGTTGGCGCATATCGCACTGAGGTCTGCCACTTCTACTTTGTCTCGTtgttctttattattattatttttttattatagccAAAAAAAGTTGCCCCTTGAATGGATTTGGTCCTGCTATGTGTTGAATCCTTGGTTAAGTTTTTCTTTAATAGGCTCCTTCACAAGGATAGAAAATTGTAGACACTGATGCATACACATTAGTAATATTTTTTCCCCTGATGCATAATGAAGTGAAACCACTTGTGCTTCTAAAAAATCATACTTTGGGGCAAGGTGAAGTACACATTTTTATAAGTGGTTGTTTTTTTCTTCAATCTTGAGTTGAATGTTAGTGTTAAGTAGGAGCCGCAAACgggcgggtcgggtcggatatggttcaGATCGAAAATGGGTAATGAAAAAACAGGTAAATTATCTGactcgacccatatttaatacggataaaaacaggttaaccggcggataatatgggtaaccatattattcatgtcttcttgcatatgatcaatTATGGGAGAATTCTTAGCCTCAAAtgggaacccccaatttgaggctttacaaatttaaaagttagacccattggttaaccattttctaaatggataatatggttcttatccatatttgacccatttttaaaaagttcattatccaacccattttttagtggataatgtGGTGTTTAACtgatttcttttaaccattttgacACCCCTAGTGTTAAGCTTGAAAACGACTAATGCATAGTCTGATGACAACTTGCAGGAAGGAAAGCCCCTTGTTCTTAATGTGGTGAGACGGGCTGAACAAATGCTCGTCAATGACACGTAACTTGCCAAATTAGAAACTAGCTTACAGATTTTCTTTTGAGATATGATCACCTGATACCAAGATTGGAATCTAAGGCTGCTATGATGCAGGTCTCGGGTGAAGGAGTATCTCTCAATTACTGGACTAGCGGATTTTAACAAACTGAGTGCAAAGCTTATATTTGGTGCTGACAGGTTTGGAGATTTTTTGGTGCAGTTGCTCTTGATAAATGCTTgagtcaatttttttttaaaaaaatgctcaCTATCCATGTCGCTCTATTTAAACCTATCTTGCCAAACCACTTGTATAAATGAAAATGAGCCGTCGATATTCTTCCTTCCATCTAGTTTGATATTTGAATTAGAGATTGTTGCTAAAAGGGAATGCTTTATCTCTACAGCGTAGAGTAACTGAATACCTGTTAAACATGTTCCTCCGTATTTCATCTTATTATGATGCCTTGCATCAGAAGAAAATTGTTCTAGAGTTAACTTTCTCTCCTCTTTGTTGTACTGATTATCTGTGTGTGGTGAACGTGATATCAGGAAATATGTGTCTTCTGTCACTATTACTCCTTGTTAAGTCATATGTAATTGACTTGTTATGATATCAGCAGATTTACTTATGTTTAGATGTAGTTTAAATGCTTTTTGTGCTGTTTTGTTGCTTATACAGCCCTGCCATTCAAGATAACAGGGTGACTACTGTTCAGTGCTTGTCGGGCACAGGTTCTTTGAGGGTTGGGGCTGAATTTCTGGCTAAGCATTATCATGAAGTTAGTATTCCTTGCTCTCTTTCCCTTTATATGTCTAAATCAAATGGACACTTGTATAAGCTTCTACTGTTTGTTTTGTTGCCAGCATACCATATATATACCACAGCCAACATGGGGAAACCATCCGAAGGTTTTCACTTTAGCCGGGCTTTCAGTAAAATATTACCGTTACTACGACCCAGCAACACGAGGCCTGGATTTCCAAGGTACTACTGTAATCAATGTTCTTAAAGTTCTACAGTTGTAAGTAAGAGCCGATTTCTCTTTTTTATGGACAAGTGAACTTTCTCCTGGTCGTGTCTAGAAAGATCTATATTTTATGTGTAGCTAGCACAGgatctttatttatttaattttgtatTCTCTTGGTAAAGATATAAGCATAGTTTATCTGTGGCTTTTCCTGTATTTGGGTGTTGCATATCAAATTTAATCATGAACCCTGTAGGACTTTTGGATGATCTTGCTGCTGCACCCGCTGGAGCAATAGTTCTTCTCCATGCATGTGCTCATAACCCAACTGGCGTTGATCCAACAAATGACCAGTGGGAGAAAATCAGGCAGTTGATGAGGTCCAAGGGCCTGTTGCCTTTCTTTGACAGTGCTTACCAGGTAAAGCTTATGATGGGATTTTGAATTCAAGTGATACTTCGTTAAGAATGATTACCAAATAATTTGAAGCGCCAAACTATGTATTAATGGGCTGCCCAACGGACCCTTACTATAATGAATATTTTTGATATTGCAGGGTTTTGCCAGTGGCAACCTAGATGCAGATGCACAATCTGTTCGCATGTTTGTGGCTGATGGTGGTGAATGTCTTGCAGCTCAGAGTTATGCCAAAAACATGGGACTGTATGGGGAGCGTGTTGGTGCCCTTAGCATTGTAAGTCCTTTTGTCGGTTGTAATTGCTTTCCCTTTTTAGTAAGCGATAAAATTGGTGGCTGAAGAACTATCCATGGCTATATCATGCTATCTATGTCTAAAGATGATTTTCCTTGAAAGCATAATTCAGGTTATATTCCCTAGAAGGCTAAAAAGAAGTTGTTCTGATGGTACAATGAACACAGTCTCTAGAGATATTGAAAGCCAAATTTTTGAATATGGCTTCCCCTTTGATTGTAATTGGAAAACAAAGAGAAGGACAGAGTGGAATTAGTACCGGATTGTATGTTTAGGAAAAAGTGTCATTTTGTTTGAGTTTTATCAGACAGACACTAAAAGCTGACTAACAGTACAATAAAATTTTGTGTTGTGTTATAGGTTTGCAAAGACGCAGATGTTGCAAGCAGAGTCGAAAGCCAGCTAAAGCTGGTTATCAGGCCAATGTACTCTAATCCACCAATTCATGGTGCGTCTATTGTTGCTACTATACTCAAGGACAGGTTTGTGCAACTATTTACAAGATTCTGTTTTGCTGTTAGTAGATGCTATACCTTCTACATTTTGATGTGGTTTCTCATCTAATGGTGATAGACAAATGTACGATGAATGGACAATTGAGCTGAAAGCAATGGCCGACAGGATTATTAGCATGCGCCAACAACTCTTTGATGCCTTGCAAGCTCGAGGTATTtgatcttcatatttgttctttctGGGGAAGCATACTGTATTCTGTATGATGGGTTTGACTGCTACTGCAATAGGAGCTTTTTCCTGAAAAGTACCATGGTGAAACAACCACGGCAACTAAATCTTTTGACTTCATTGTTCAGTTTAGTGCTAATGTAAGTTTTATTCTGTTATGCAGGTACGACAGGTGATTGGAGTCATATCATCAAGCAAATTGGAATGTTTACTTTCACAGGATTAAATACTGAGCAAGTTTCATTCATGACTAGAGAGCATCACATTTACATGACATCTGATGGGTAAGGACATCTGACtattgatattttttttatttgtttagtttGTTACTTTGGGTTGCTTTTTTCTCAGTAGAAACTTAAATAATTGGAACTTAGAAGTCCTTCGTTGATTATTTCGGCTTGAATTCTTTAATAAGGAGAATTTCAGATTTATAGCTTCAGTTTGGAGAGGAAGCATAAACAAGTCTGTCATCCATACTTAAAATTTACAGAAAAAAGTGCAGTTCTGTTTTCCCCCCTCCCAGATTAGACTAATTCCCAAAAGAACTTACCTTCAATCTATGGAACATTTAGTATTCTGGTATCAGTTGAAACATCTCTTTGTTGAAGTTAAGATTTTGGTTAAAAAGATCTTCATCTCTAGTAACATTTTCTACATTCCATTTTTAGAAGGAATGATTTTCTCCTTTCTCATTTGCAGGAGAATTAGCATGGCAGGCCTTAGTTCTCGCACAATTCCTCATCTTGCCGATGCCATACATGCTGCTGTTACCAAAGCGGCCTAaatgagttcagttgcattcaaGAGCAGTCTAATTGAGAAACTGAGTCTGTTTTTCCTTGATCGCTTCATTATCCTTTGATGTTAAATAAAAACTTGTATGACTATATGGACATAGTATTTGGATGTCAGATTTTGAAATCCCATTATTAAGGGATTTGATGAATGCAAATCACCTTCCGTCAAATTATTAAGTTAGCCTGAATGTTATGAATTCTTAATTTCTTGGGAATTTTGCTAATGTGCAGTAACATTTTAAGTATCATGAATGAATTAGCAATATTGCATCAACAGATGTTCTTCATGTATTGCACATCAACAGAAACTGACATGAATTTGAAaaggaaaataggaaaaaaaaaaacACCCTAGGTTGCTCAATGGAAGTAGTCACTTCTCCTGAGTGCTTAGCATCAAAGTTTATACTTAAAACCCTGCAGTGACTTATGCTTGGAGATGGACATGGGGTACTTCGTGAGGAACACTATCCAAAAGCAAAAAGCCAAGAATgctataaaaaagaaaaaaaaaaacataaaatgaaTAACATCTTGAAATAACCTATTGGCTTCAGAAGAAGAGCAGTAACATTCTTGCATACACTGGTAAGAGAAATTAGACACTTATATGGTTCTCTACTGTATGAATCAGACTTTGATCTCTTTCATGTTTAATGCCGAGCAGTAGGGAGTTGTTAGGCCACTTTCAATGTAAGAAAAAACGTTAGCTCATGGATTTTTCATTATCATCTTGGGCAAAAAGTCTCCTGATTCTTAGTTATGTTTCCCTCTCCTTGCTCCATATTCCAGCCCATGAAGTCAGACAAGGTCATTGAGGTTGGTGTTTCTGCTGCAGAACTTAACATCTCTGACTCTCCCCTGGGAGTTGACATTCCACTTAGTGGTTGCTGAGGTGAAGATTCAGCTGAAGGGTTCCACTTTGCTATTGCAAGTGATGGATCTTGTGTGACAGAATCTGCGTATAGGACATCCTCAATACGCGACATAACTGTGTTGGCTAGGCTTTCTAGCACCCTTGAGTAGCTCTCCAGAACAGCATGTCCCACATCCTGCAGGTGAAACAGTTGATAATTTGTTCAATCAATATATCACAGAGCCAGCCCGCAGGATAGTGTTCTTACTCTGTTATATTGGATTTTACTGATCTCAAGGGAAGATTGAGGAATTCCAGGAAATCTGTGTTTTAGCAGGAGTAAGATGGTCTCTGCTCTCTCTTCAAAGAGCTCCCTCTTCTCCAAACTCACAGCTGGAACCCAGGAAGATTTTCCATCTTTTTGGTGCATCTTCCTCTTCCAAATCACAATAGATGCTTCAATTCTGTTTTTAAGGTCAAGAACTTTGTGTTCTGATGACATGTCCATGGTTGAAAGGAATTGGTCTGGATCAAAGAATTCGACCGTGATGTTCTTGTAGATTGAATCACCAAGACTTGATCTACCATTCTAGCAGTAGAGTAGAGCAGAAGTCAGAAAGAATGAGTATGTTAAATCTATCTAACTTGTATGTGATTCTCACCTACCTTGGGGAGAGATTCAATGTAGTTTTCAGGGACTTCCATTTCTGCTAGTATTTGAGCGTTAATCGCCATGGATGCTTTGAGTACTTGGTTCACACAATCCTTCTGATATTGTAGCCATCTCCGGGAAGCATCTGAGAGTCCCTCAGGTGGAACCTTGATTGTAGGTAGCCACCATTTATCAGTCCTCTGGACACCTTTCTCAGATTCTTCAGCATCTTTCGAGACATACCAGAATTCTTTTGCATCTTTGAAGTTATCTAAGCAATCCTGTATGTGTTGATTCAGTTATTGCAATTTAAGTAAGTAATATCATAACTAGAGTGCACTGCAGGTTTCTCACAATGAGCATTGCATCAAGCTTCTTCAGAGCAGGGATGTTCATGACCAGATCTCTTCTTTGTTGAGTAACCATTATCTGTCAAAACATGGATTACATTTCTTACTTTAAATCTTGAAGCAGAAATGTAAGGAGGACAAGACTGAAATAGAACCTCCATGTTTGTTCCATCTTTTGCTTTTTGTTGCGCGGGGACAAACTCAACAATGTAATCTGTCACGGATAATAGCCAGTCGATTTCTTTTCTCCacctctcttttctcttttgagACATAGGCTCCAATTTCGATTGTTCTCCAAAAACAGAAGCTATACACACAGATAGAACAAAGCAAGGTGAAGAATACAAGGAAAGAACATAAATGGAAGACCAGGGCATCATTACCAGCTAGATTGGTAATGGCGTTTGATAAAGCCAGAGCTGATGAAACACCTTTTCCTCCTCCTGACATATCCTCCCCTAAAAGCAGCTTTGCAAACCTTTCTTTCATCAATTCCATGTCTGAATCCATAACATTTACATCAAATTAATGTGTCATGACACATTAATACGGTTCAAATGAAAAACAATATCAAGAATAATACCTGAAGGTTCTTTATCTTTTCGGGTATTTCCTGTCTTACCTGCATCCTGGGTTAAGCTTGAAACAGGTTCAATATCCATCTGATGATTTTCTAAAGGTACAGACGGTGTTCCGCCTTGGCTAATAAATTGGACGTTGCCAATGTTGTCATCCATGTCCTCTTCATCGCTACCACTCTCCCCCCCAATGCTATGTGCCAATCTACTTGGAATCTCAAATATCTTCCTAAAATTGAAAGACCTCGACTTCTGAATCTTATTTTCTTCGTTAACCATTTTGTGCCAATTCCCCAATCAGAGGCGGAACCAGGAATCTAAGAATCCACACCTAAGATCTGAACCTGCAACCTTAACCAACTTTTAACAACCATTCATGTTACAGTATAAGCTTCCCCTATATCAAGAGGATTCAACCGTTTATAAATATATAACAAATTCTTTTCACTCTATTTGtacaatataattttttgttgaaggggattaattaataaaatccctGCCCCTAACTATGAAAACTAGTTGTATACCCCAACAATGTTGCAAGAAAACGTAGTAATATTCGTGAACTGCATGAAGCTAGACCTTTTGTACATATGTTCTTTCTCCTCCAGGAATGTGAGAAacggaaaatgaagaaaaccccTCCTCTTGTTTTTTTTGGTATAAATGAGAAGCCAATAATGGTGATGAATGAGTGAAGGGTTTCTTATTTTCCTGGTGAAAGGGGTTTGTGAAAACAAGGGAAAGAATAATAAATAACACATGTTGTTCATAGTCTGTTTTAGTAGAATATATGTGGTTGAATTTTCACCTATAGCAAAAAGCCCGGGAAAGCATACAATGGAAAACTAACTGTCGTCTTAAAATGGTCTCTCAACGCAATACTCTAGTCAACACTTGGTCAAACACATTTATTTATCTTTCCTATTCATTAAAGTTATAATAATGTATACAGCCGAAATCAGGGAATTCGACTCTGGAGCTACTATGGCGCTCCACGCCCAACCTCGAAAAGCTCGAAGCAGAACGTGAAGTGTGACCCCGAGGTGCGTCCCTCGAGGGAGCACATCGAAGGTTCACTATGGTCGATCTGGGAGCAGTACAAATCGTTGATCGTCATGGAAAGACGGAAAAACTCCCAAGTACACGTGGTTAGAGATGACCaggtctgcaagaatagtacaaatatGTACTAAGCCATTATACAACTGTACCAATAGCATTTCCTCATtattattagacatgtactatgttgggaccccccctcctatataaaaaggggatccttgtcattttgtaagggagATGAATATTGAATGCAATAGAACATTCTCTACTTTTCTTGCCTAAACGTGCTCAACGATTACTCTACAGCTTTATTGCTCCTCATTCATTGTGTTCATTCCTCGTTCATTccttgttcatttattgttcttcatttgttgTTCATCATCAATTGTTAAAGGCTGCCCTCGAGGTCCTATATCGCTGAGCTCGAGGCTCTCGATCCCGTAACCACACTGGTTTGCTTATCATTTCTTTCTCATTTATAATTAGCATTTTTCACATAACAACTAGTGTCaagataaatcacgtatttttagaatcacaaatcaaatataattgttattaccaaatttcaaggtaaacagtttggcgcccaccgtgagactaaaaata
The Nicotiana sylvestris chromosome 11, ASM39365v2, whole genome shotgun sequence DNA segment above includes these coding regions:
- the LOC104214381 gene encoding aspartate aminotransferase, cytoplasmic isoform X2, with the translated sequence MLVNDTSRVKEYLSITGLADFNKLSAKLIFGADSPAIQDNRVTTVQCLSGTGSLRVGAEFLAKHYHEHTIYIPQPTWGNHPKVFTLAGLSVKYYRYYDPATRGLDFQGLLDDLAAAPAGAIVLLHACAHNPTGVDPTNDQWEKIRQLMRSKGLLPFFDSAYQGFASGNLDADAQSVRMFVADGGECLAAQSYAKNMGLYGERVGALSIVCKDADVASRVESQLKLVIRPMYSNPPIHGASIVATILKDRQMYDEWTIELKAMADRIISMRQQLFDALQARGTTGDWSHIIKQIGMFTFTGLNTEQVSFMTREHHIYMTSDGRISMAGLSSRTIPHLADAIHAAVTKAA
- the LOC104214382 gene encoding rho guanine nucleotide exchange factor 8-like — encoded protein: MVNEENKIQKSRSFNFRKIFEIPSRLAHSIGGESGSDEEDMDDNIGNVQFISQGGTPSVPLENHQMDIEPVSSLTQDAGKTGNTRKDKEPSDMELMKERFAKLLLGEDMSGGGKGVSSALALSNAITNLAASVFGEQSKLEPMSQKRKERWRKEIDWLLSVTDYIVEFVPAQQKAKDGTNMEIMVTQQRRDLVMNIPALKKLDAMLIDCLDNFKDAKEFWYVSKDAEESEKGVQRTDKWWLPTIKVPPEGLSDASRRWLQYQKDCVNQVLKASMAINAQILAEMEVPENYIESLPKNGRSSLGDSIYKNITVEFFDPDQFLSTMDMSSEHKVLDLKNRIEASIVIWKRKMHQKDGKSSWVPAVSLEKRELFEERAETILLLLKHRFPGIPQSSLEISKIQYNRDVGHAVLESYSRVLESLANTVMSRIEDVLYADSVTQDPSLAIAKWNPSAESSPQQPLSGMSTPRGESEMLSSAAETPTSMTLSDFMGWNMEQGEGNITKNQETFCPR
- the LOC104214381 gene encoding aspartate aminotransferase, cytoplasmic isoform X1, coding for MANSSNSVFAHVVRAPEDPILGVTVAYNKDTSPVKLNLGVGAYRTEEGKPLVLNVVRRAEQMLVNDTSRVKEYLSITGLADFNKLSAKLIFGADSPAIQDNRVTTVQCLSGTGSLRVGAEFLAKHYHEHTIYIPQPTWGNHPKVFTLAGLSVKYYRYYDPATRGLDFQGLLDDLAAAPAGAIVLLHACAHNPTGVDPTNDQWEKIRQLMRSKGLLPFFDSAYQGFASGNLDADAQSVRMFVADGGECLAAQSYAKNMGLYGERVGALSIVCKDADVASRVESQLKLVIRPMYSNPPIHGASIVATILKDRQMYDEWTIELKAMADRIISMRQQLFDALQARGTTGDWSHIIKQIGMFTFTGLNTEQVSFMTREHHIYMTSDGRISMAGLSSRTIPHLADAIHAAVTKAA